The segment aagaagaagagagggatgaAAAGATAAGGGGGTGAGATTGGGAGTGTCGGGGGCCTGACTTGGCTCTTATTTGACTCTGCTAGAGGAGTGAGCTCTGTGGTCCGCCGCTGTGTCCATCGAGCTACTGGTGATGAGTTTGCAGTGAAGATCATGGAGGTGTCAGCTGAACGGCTGAGTCTTGAGCAGCTGGAGGAGGTGCGGGATGCCACACGGCGAGAGATGCACATCCTTCGCCAGGTCGCTGGCCACCCCCACATCAGTGAGGCTGCATTCCCTGCTCCTGCCGGCTGACAGCCCCTATCCCTGTTGGCCCTGTTCATGACCCACACCCTAGAATTTCCTCCAGCTCTTCTTCCTCGCTCTCTCTACCTCCCAGCCAGTCTTTGGGTCCCTGTAGCCCCCTTGGTACTCCTGCCCTCCAGGATACTAGCCTAGTGCTGCCCTTGGGTGGAAATGTGCCTGCAGTGTATACCTgctcctcccatctctctctgcctttctgcctctttcCCCAGTCACTCTCATCGATTCCTACGAGTCTTCTAGCTTCATGTTCCTGGTGTTTGACCTGTGAGTATCACCCTGCTCATCTGAGAACTCCATTCCTTGCCTCCGCGTATGGTCCCAGGCTTACAGGGTTACAGCACATGGGCAGGAGATGACTGTTTGCATCATGCTCTGCTCCCGCAAGGGCTCTCTATTGTTCTTTCCCCTGGAAGTCCAAGGCACAGACCTTTTCCTTAAGTGCCATTGCTGAGGCAGAAGCCTCGAGAGTGATAAGATCAATCAAAATGCCAGGAGAATCGCAGTGACTAGCGGGGTCCCTGTCCCAGTCCCTCTAGGTTATAAATGATGAGGAGGGAGAAGACTGGGTGCCAAACATTGAGCACGGAGCAGAGTCCTTATAGTCCCTCCTCGCTCAGGAGTCCCTGACTTGGCACACTGCTCTGCTGCCCCTGTTGGTTCTTCTCTCATTTATCTGAATCTGATGTTACGTGATACATGATAGAGTGCACACTGGATGCAAATGTATTCCAGAGTACGATTCAGCCACGCATGATGccagcaatcccagcactcgagaggccgAGGCCAGGAGGATTACaaattcagggctagcctgggcctGTATCAGGACTCCATATTTGAGAAATGAGGGACTAATTTGaattattcagaaaaaaattcatgaaGCCATCAAATGGCTCTCCACAAAACTCTGAGGGGAAATCGGAAAAGTCTGTTCCCTGTCCCTTCAGAGTTCAAGACAGTGACAGTCCATTTTGAGTATTGATTAGTTTTAATTATACTCTCCGTTttgttatttatgtatatatttatattgaaacAGAATCTCACATTGTCGCCGTGGCTGGTCTAGTCTTTAAAGATCAGACTGCCTACGTTTtgccaagtactgggattaaaggtgtgtgccaccccacCCAGCTGgaacctcaatttttttttttttaatttttatttatttttttttcttcagagctggggatcgaacccagggccttgtgcttgctaggcaagcgctctaccactgagctaaatccccaaccttatttatttatttttaatttctttgtttcagagggtttctctgtgtagccctggctgtcctggaactcattctgtagaccaagctgaccttgaaatctcagaggtccacctgcctctgcttcctgggtgctggattaaaggtttacaccaccaccagcaccaggcCCTAACCTCGATTTTAAAGGGTGATAAAATAAGCAAATTCCAAAAGACTTTTATTCTACCTTTTTGTAACTGTCATTGAGCTTTCGGCCTGTATTTGAAATACTGACTTTAAAAAGTCTTTTGCAGCTGTAGTTGCTCTCAGATAAGAAAGGCCTCCTGTGACTTACCACAAGAAGTTGCTTATTCTTACTAAAAGTGTTCCTTTGGGACACATTAAGGACATTTCAATCACCAACACACTGTGGAATCAAGTTCACTCCTGGGGTGCTTTTTCCCAACCTGCTCCTGCTGGCCACAGAGGAGTCTCTCCTCACTGGCCTTACCACCTTCTTAGCCTCCAGATGGGTACATCTGccacttctcctcctcccttgacCCCTTAGGATGCGGAAAGGAGAGCTGTTTGACTATCTCACAGAGAAAGTGGCCCTCTCAGAAAAGGAAACCAGGTACTCTAAGAGCCTAATACCTTGGGATATCAGGGGAACGGTACAGGGAGAAACAGAAGCCTGCCTCACCCAGGTCCATTATGAGGTCTCTGCTGGAGGCGGTGAACTTTCTTCATGTCAACAACATTGTACATCGAGACCTGAAGCCTGAGAATATCCTCCTAGATGACAATATGCAGATCCGCCTTTCAGATTTTGGGTTCTCCTGCCATTTGGAACCTGGCGAGAAGCTTCGAGGTGAGGAGATCAGATTCCTTAAAAGGGAGGGAAGCAGGCCCAAACTTGAGGTTGCCTGGCCAGGTTGAGAAATGAGTCCCTGatgccaaggaaaagaaaagtgaatACTCGTTGCCCAAGTGCTCTTGATGGAAAGGCTTTGTGCACCTCAGTGGACTTCTTCACCTTAGAGAAGGGAGATGCATGCAGAGGACCAGGCcccaggaagccagaagaagggaGCACTGTTGAACCTGAGGGATGCACAGGAGGGCCCTTTAGAGCTGGGCTTTgttctggaaggagagagagagtagggCTAGAGGAAGTGTGGATAAAGCAAGACCTCTCTGTGGTACTTCAGTGTTTTGAGGATCCTGTATGACTCATTGTAACAAGAAAAATTCCTGGGACTGGGAaaatggcccagtgggtaaagcatTGCCATGCAGGCTTAaagacccgagttcagatcccagcaaccgtGGAAATGGCAGCATGGATGAGGTAGAGGGAGGTACCCTTGGAATAAGCTAGTTGATTATCCAAATCAGTGGAGCTGTGGGCTCAAGTGATTGGTCTTACCTAAGTCCATCAAGGAGAAAGTAATTGAGGAAGATGGGTCAACAACAGCCTTGAGCCTTCACGTGTGGAATGCACACGTACACATTTCTAGTGCTGAGGGGAAACCTTGAGCAAATTCACATGTAGGAGTCCCAAGAGCTATTCATAAGCTGTCTTGTCCTTTGTGGTTTTATACGGCATATACCAGTAGCGAACACATAGTGGGCATTTATCATGGGGCGAATGCCATACCAGATATCTACGCTGTGGCTTATTTCCCTAACAGTATTATTTCTTCTCAACAGAAAATagtacgggggttggggatttagctcagtggtagagcgcttgcctaggaagcgcaaggccctgggttcggtccccagctccgaaaaaaagaaaaaaagaaagaaaaaaaaaaaagaacaagaaaatagtACCAGTGTCTGTTTCATGACTTAGGTGTGAAGACTTGATGACTTGCCCAGAGTTTGAACTTGAACTGTGGGCTCCAGGGGCCTTGAGGATACTGTGTGTCATGTATTTCCCTAGTGGCTTCCACACAGACCTTTCTAGAACACCTTTGCCCTGCCTGCTTCACCTTTCTTAACTTGAGTGACTCAGGTTTCACTCTAAGCTCCACTCCAGGAGGGGcccctgctttctgtctttgtatcCCACTTGACCTAATGCTCACCTCTTGCTTGCTCCCTGGAAGATAATGAGCTTGGGAAAGGCACATCTACCTCATGGCCCTCTCATATAACTCTGGATGTGTGCTAGAGTGAAGTACTTGTGCTCCGAAGTCTTTTTCAGTTTAGGCTTATTAAATTCTCCTGGAAGTATAACATGGAATACTTTGAAATTTCtgaaatcacaaaaagaaaagaaaagaaaagaaaagaaaaaagaaaagaaaaggtaccTGCAATggcaaaaagaaactaaaaacagaTTTGTGTCAGTGATGGAGGAACCTGAGCCATGGGCACTTAGATTCAACCCTGATGCCTTGAGAGAGAATCAAGGAAGGGTTTTTGTGGAGggttttttgctttgctttgctttggaaCAGTCTTTACATGTCTATAATGGAACGAGCTGTGTAAACCAGCATAGATCACCCAGACCAAACCCTAAGGGAGGGTTTAAACAGGGACTACCCCAGTGCCTAAGCAATTCCGGGTtggtgctgggcatggtggctcactcctttaatccctgcatttaggaagcagaggcccGCAGACTTTTTGAGTCTGAAGCCACGCTGTTCCACATAATGAGTTCCGAGCCATCCACggctatacagtgagatcttgtctgGAAAAATGGATTTTGCTTTTCATACAGATTATGCATCTGATACAGTTGGCAAAACAAGTAGTTTTGGTGAAAGAGcagcttggggtggggtggggcggtaAATGATGTCGTTAAGACAGACcgtgaagggttggggatttagctcagtggtagagtgcttgcctagcaagcgcaaggccctgggttcagtctccagcgccaaaaaaaaaagaaaaagaaaagaaaaaaaaaaaaaaaagacagaccgTGAAGCCATTCCCAAACTAGGGAAGCCATTCCTAAGAAGACCACCGTGAGCTTTGGTTAGCTAGGGACAGAGCCCTTGTTCTGAGGCTCAGCAGGAAACACAGGAACAAAAAGGGTGCACTCATGTTCTTGTGAAATCAAGAAACTCCAGCAGAGGGTTGGTGCTTGGGGCTCTGCGGTGATTGCTAGCGGCAGCCCTCAGTCTTCTGCCCTCTCTCCAGAGCTGTGTGGGACTCCGGGATATCTAGCACCAGAGATCCTTAAATGCTCCATGGATGAAACCCACCCAGGCTATGGCAAGGAAGTCGACCTGTGAGTCTCGGcactcccttccccttctgtgTCACTTCCTTGCGTGTTACCTATGCAGTCTGACCATGGTCTCATTTTCAGCTGGGCTTGTGGGGTAATCCTGTTCACACTTCTGGCTGGCTCGCCACCATTCTGGCATCGACGCCAAATCCTGATGCTACGCATGATCATGGAAGGCCAATATCAGTTTAGTTCACCCGAGTGGGATGATCGTTCAAACACCGTCAAAGACCTGGTGAGTAGGGGCCATGAAATGATACTAGGGAAGACCCAAGATCTGACCCTCATGCTATAAAGTTTCTCTAGATCGCAAAGCTGCTGCAGGTGGATCCTAACGCACGCTTGACCGCTGAGCAAGCCCTACAGCACCCCTTCTTTGAGCGCTGTAAAGGCAGCCAGCCCTGGAACCTCACACCTCGCCAGCGGTTCCGGGTAAGTCTACACCCAGCCTTTGCCCTCTTCCCTGTGCTGGATGTTTTACTGGGGCTAATACTGTCCCCTTCCCCAGGTGGCAGTGTGGACAATACTGGCTGCTGGACGAGTAGCCTTAAGCAGTCACCGTTTACGGCCACTAACTAAGAATGCACTCTTGAGAGACCCCTATGCACTGCGGCCAGTACGGCGCCTCATTGACAACTGTGCCTTCCGGCTCTATGGACACTGGGTGAAGAAGGGGGAGCAGCAGAACCGGGCGGCCCTCTTCCAGCACCAGCCTCCTAGGCCTTTCCCCATCATTGCCACTGACCTGGAAGGAGACTCCAGTGCTATCACAGAGGATGAAGTTACCTTGGTACGGAGCTAGGACCTTCTCCCTGGGCAAGCCACGAAGTAGGACTCCCCAGGaggagattttctttttctatcattCCAACCACTTGGGACTCAGATCTTAGCCCTGCCTTGCCAAGTCTACAACTGAGAATGCTGCTTGTCACAGAAACCAGCCCTTTACCCCTACCTACCTACTCTGGACTTGGAGATCGGGGCAGAGATGGAAGGGAACCTCTTCCCAGCATTGTGCCTGGCCTTGCCATCACCGCCTGTGCTGCATCTGAAATAAAACCTGCTACAAGCCTGGGAGAGCCAGTTCCATGTCTGCTGTCAGTTTCATAGGGGAACCAGAAGGTGCTCGTGAAGGGGGAGATGGGACACTGTGGCCCAGGTCTTTATTGAAGAGAACGCAGGGGATCACTTGGCCTTGCTCTTGCCTTTGCTAGGAGGTGTCTGATAGGGCCGTTCCAGTGCAGCCAGTCTGTTGCTCAGCCTTTCTTCACTCTCCTTGAGCCGCTCCTCCACCAGCTGCTGGAGCTGCCTCAGCTCCTTGTTCAGCTGACACTTGATGTAGGTCTGGAGGATGCACACCTCGCCTacaggagaggggagggcagCACAAGTGATGTCTGGGAGTGAGCCACACAGGGCAATGCCGCTTCAATTCAGGGACTGTCAGCCACCTCTTCAGAGGCAGACAGTTGGGCACTGCAGTCTAACATCAGGCAGATTACTTAGCACATGCATCAGCATTTTGGGGAAAACATGGATGGTAACGAAACCTTGATGGTCGGATTGAGTTAATGTGCACGTTTAACACTGGGCATCCTGGGGTCCAGGATCACCAGATCTGTGCTTGCTATTGTAAGCCACTCTCCCATCATTCTCTTTCCAGAGCCACCTTTTCTACACATAACAACACTCCATGGCTCCAACAccatggctcaatggttaaagacactgactgctcttccagagaatctagGTGCAATTCTtggcacccatatggtggctctcacatctgtaactccagttccaagggcatTCACTGCCCTCTcgtgacctctgtgggcactgacATTTGTGATGCACAGATACATATCagatacacatggaagctaaactcccagatagagaaaataaaaacaaaaaataaagctcAAGAGACTTTAGGGGACAACGGAACTAAAACTAAGTCCTGGGCTGGGTATAGTGgatgggctacacagtaagaccttgtttcaaagaaataaaacaagggtgggcaggatggttcagtgggtaaaggagcttgctgtgTAACCTGCCAACCTGACTGCAGCTCTCAGAACCCACGCaaagctgaaaggaaacaggactCCAGaggtcctctgaccttcataaaCAAGGGCTGGACAGATAGATGGCTTAGCATGtaagaagaggcaggaagatctctaggcgtttgaggccagcctggtctacgtagcaaGTACCAGGAAaggcaggactacatagagagaccctttctcaaaaaagggggtggggtgatcATGTCCAGCTGAGTGGTAAAACACTAAAGTGCATGGCTCTAATCTCGCTCCCCAGCACTACAAAGCAAAATGGCggtggtgggaggggcaggggcatGAAGAGTCAAACAGGCCCAACCCTTTGATTTGACCTTGGCAGAGCCCTGGCCACCTTAACCCTTCTGATGTGCTCACTTGGCTGCTGCTCTGCCTCGGTCACGGCCTCTGGCTCCTCCTCCTGTGGAGTAGCTGCTTGCTCTACTGTTGCCTCCTCATCTTCTTTCTCTGCAGAGCAGAAGCAAAAAGAGGTCTTGGCTGGGCCCAGCCCTGGCCCAGTTCCAGCCAGGTCCACCCGTGCCCATCTTACCCTCTGGCCAGAGATGGAGTGACTGTAGCCCCATGTAACTCAAAGATAGGTCGAGACGAACCTGAGGAggcaagggaagagagaggctaaGAGGAAGCCCTTGCCATAAGAGAAGAGGGCAGACAAGTGGCCACTCGCCACCTGCACACAGTACCTGTGGGGTGAAGACGTATTTGTAGAGCTTGAAGTGGCGGAAGTAGGTGTTGACCACATAGTCTGCCAATGCCAGCAGCTGCTCCTCTTTAAAGAGGTCGATGCTGAAAGGGGGCCGCTGTGACGACAGTCACGAGTTAAGTGCCCTGACGACCTCTAGAAGCCCACTTAGCCCAAAGTACAGCTATCTAGAAGCAGGGAGAACCCCAGGTGGCCTTCAGAAGAAGATGgtgggaaagagaacaggaatttGGGCTAGATCTTGCCTGTGGTTGGGtgaaggcttcattccagggtACTGACCCTGACTCCATGGCAAAAGAGAACGCTGGTAAAGTAACGGTAGCATTCCTCCACGTTGCCCAGAGGTGTAGCTGGAGGAAAGCAAGGTGAAGCCGTCAGGCCCTTCCTACTCTCCATCTGGTCGTCCCACTACCTTTAGAGCACGAGATTCAGAACTGGACAGACTTAAGAGTAAGTCCTGGCCTGGTCTGTTAATTCACTCAATAAATATCAAATTCTTACTATACACTTTTCTAGGcactgagaaagacagacaggtccTTCCCTCAGGAGGCTGTTTTGTTTCCGATCTGAAACTCGGTATATAACTaaagttggcctcaaactagtGGCATTGTTCCTGCCACAGCCTCCTGAATGAATTCGAGTGTTTCGGGCT is part of the Rattus norvegicus strain BN/NHsdMcwi chromosome 1, GRCr8, whole genome shotgun sequence genome and harbors:
- the Cfap119 gene encoding cilia- and flagella-associated protein 119 isoform X5, with the protein product MWKYLDIHSMHRLEKAATVEEMREVLAELLELGGPEQSLRDAIILDLFSHALIFCRQQGFSLEQTSAACALLQDLHKACVATPLGNVEECYRYFTSVLFCHGVRRPPFSIDLFKEEQLLALADYVVNTYFRHFKLYKYVFTPQVRLDLSLSYMGLQSLHLWPEEKEDEEATVEQAATPQEEEPEAVTEAEQQPSEVCILQTYIKCQLNKELRQLQQLVEERLKESEERLSNRLAALERPYQTPPSKGKSKAK
- the Phkg2 gene encoding phosphorylase b kinase gamma catalytic chain, liver/testis isoform isoform X2, with translation MFLVFDLMRKGELFDYLTEKVALSEKETRSIMRSLLEAVNFLHVNNIVHRDLKPENILLDDNMQIRLSDFGFSCHLEPGEKLRELCGTPGYLAPEILKCSMDETHPGYGKEVDLWACGVILFTLLAGSPPFWHRRQILMLRMIMEGQYQFSSPEWDDRSNTVKDLIAKLLQVDPNARLTAEQALQHPFFERCKGSQPWNLTPRQRFRVAVWTILAAGRVALSSHRLRPLTKNALLRDPYALRPVRRLIDNCAFRLYGHWVKKGEQQNRAALFQHQPPRPFPIIATDLEGDSSAITEDEVTLVRS
- the Phkg2 gene encoding phosphorylase b kinase gamma catalytic chain, liver/testis isoform — protein: MTLDVGPEDELPDWAAAKEFYQKYDPKDIIGRGVSSVVRRCVHRATGDEFAVKIMEVSAERLSLEQLEEVRDATRREMHILRQVAGHPHIITLIDSYESSSFMFLVFDLMRKGELFDYLTEKVALSEKETRSIMRSLLEAVNFLHVNNIVHRDLKPENILLDDNMQIRLSDFGFSCHLEPGEKLRELCGTPGYLAPEILKCSMDETHPGYGKEVDLWACGVILFTLLAGSPPFWHRRQILMLRMIMEGQYQFSSPEWDDRSNTVKDLIAKLLQVDPNARLTAEQALQHPFFERCKGSQPWNLTPRQRFRVAVWTILAAGRVALSSHRLRPLTKNALLRDPYALRPVRRLIDNCAFRLYGHWVKKGEQQNRAALFQHQPPRPFPIIATDLEGDSSAITEDEVTLVRS
- the Cfap119 gene encoding cilia- and flagella-associated protein 119 — translated: MITPRSSQSLEMKVQTELEHSPKLQEEPDRSPSLVDSSVIRIGTDEQNESPAEATSSPVEVAEDPGANLFPPPLPQPRICMWKYLDIHSMHRLEKAATVEEMREVLAELLELGGPEQSLRDAIILDLFSHALIFCRQQGFSLEQTSAACALLQDLHKACVATPLGNVEECYRYFTSVLFCHGVRRPPFSIDLFKEEQLLALADYVVNTYFRHFKLYKYVFTPQVRLDLSLSYMGLQSLHLWPEEKEDEEATVEQAATPQEEEPEAVTEAEQQPSEVCILQTYIKCQLNKELRQLQQLVEERLKESEERLSNRLAALERPYQTPPSKGKSKAK
- the Phkg2 gene encoding phosphorylase b kinase gamma catalytic chain, liver/testis isoform isoform X3, producing the protein MTLDVGPEDELPDWAAAKEFYQKYDPKDIIGRGVSSVVRRCVHRATGDEFAVKIMEVSAERLSLEQLEEVRDATRREMHILRQVAGHPHIITLIDSYESSSFMFLVFDLMRKGELFDYLTEKVALSEKETRSIMRSLLEAVNFLHVNNIVHRDLKPENILLDDNMQIRLSDFGFSCHLEPGEKLRELCGTPGYLAPEILKCSMDETHPGYGKEVDLWACGVILFTLLAGSPPFWHRRQILMLRMIMEGQYQFSSPEWDDRSNTVKDLFL